One genomic region from Tachysurus fulvidraco isolate hzauxx_2018 chromosome 14, HZAU_PFXX_2.0, whole genome shotgun sequence encodes:
- the si:ch211-156j16.1 gene encoding podoplanin — MKLELLLLFALAGSFCTITHASTLVVPSQVYLESTTEGTVFIKATDTISEGEVPEASPSEEAPAATEVGASETEAPSPHSEVPEKGTEASSSHNEDLVTETVTPSFHNEATVEHTEAALAHTETSAGKPETSAGVTTSPAENTMAEETAETESTPEMEPEATTKSEASETTLIDTADEPAVKSDSEKQGDEVEVEDSDGMSTGQVVGIVFGALVSVVIIIAVIIVVVRRMGQYSP; from the exons ATGAAGTTGgaactgctgctgctgtttgcCCTGGCTGGGTCTTTTTGTACCATCACGCATGCAA GTACTCTTGTGGTACCTTCACAAGTGTACCTGGAATCGACGACAGAGGGTACTGTGTTCATCAAGGCTACAGACACAATAAGTGAGGGGGAAGTCCCCGAAGCATCACCATCAGAAGAAGCACCAGCTGCTACTGAAGTTGGTGCAAGTGAAACAGAGGCACCATCACCTCATAGTGAAGTTCCTGAGAAGGGAACAGAGGCATCATCAAGTCATAATGAAGATCTTGTAACTGAAACAGTGACACCATCATTTCATAATGAAGCTACAGTGGAGCACACAGAAGCGGCATTAGCTCATACTGAAACCTCTGCAGGAAAGCCAGAAACCTCAGCAGGAGTTACAACAAGTCCAGCAGAAAACACGATGGCAGAGGAGACTGCAGAAACAGAAAGCACACCTGAAATGGAACCTGAGGCAACTACAAAATCTGAAGCTTCTGAAACAACGCTGATAGACACAGCTGATGAGCCAGCAGTAAAATCAGATTCAGAAAAACAGGGAGATGAGGTGGAAGTGGAGGACTCAGATG GCATGAGCACTGGTCAAGTGGTGGGCATTGTGTTTGGTGCTCTGGTTTCTGTGGTCATCATCATTGCAGTAATCATCGTGGTGGTTAGGAGGATGGGACAATACTC CCCATGA